The Sedimentisphaera salicampi genome includes a region encoding these proteins:
- a CDS encoding filamentous hemagglutinin N-terminal domain-containing protein, whose product MKSLFAFSKIVRDALIILACFSIAFNLPVFSCYAEDVVEDMIEGYNPVQGNVNYSVNGQNVSFTTTELKNIVNYSKFNVDSAWAVNFNQTAGNDAAILNRINFANPSQINGSITGNGQVLFVNPAGIYFGDGASINVNRFLASGLNISDTDFLNDNLTFAGATGDLQVDGTLDMAGTDKAVLLGRKFINNGTIKIPDGSIAIGAGNKITITNFKGADLELPDVEMGTLLNDVKAGNVEADNNDAFIAASGDIYSMAISGANIKLKSTKGGISDTDSGNDIQADNFEAEAESDIGGPDSAGQSIQTDVSDAKAVSNSGSVYVREYDGLDSAEITASSDAELTAGDTIAQSQVTAGQNASVKTTSGDINNSVASATAGNADIEAAGSINSSDTTAGEDATLTAGDSIADAKVQAGQDASLTAENDVSEFDVTASGEAAVTANAGSIQDTDGDSDVTAADAVLTANGDIGSDASNIGTDADTLKADSENGSVYVSEADGLDSLNAEAGVDADITAGDTIAQADVQAGSDAAIETTAGSIENTAAAAGSNVSLTAAQSIAEFDVTAGDQAGEKASLTALAGDITDTDAEIDVTAKNAELTAASGSIGTDADKVQTDVSTLNADAAGSAYIVEDDGLADAAVTAGDAGYLESGGTIDSAEMTAGSAEIVTTTGDIRNSVVESTSGDTSLTAENNIEDFDITSSQDASLTAENGGVIDKDTDSDVSAADLAITAEKGIGGLDNYINTTVDTLTAESANGSVYVSETDSLNGAVVNAKASGQDVMLDAGGAIGQLEAEAGRDAGVEADGDITDSQVTATTGNADIESAGSINSSDTTAGADATLTAGDSIADAKVQAGQDSSLTAENDVSEFDVTASGEAAVTANAGSIQDTDADSDVTAADAVLTADGDIGSDASNIGTDADTLTADSENGSVYVSEADGLDSLNAEAGVDADITAGDTIAQADVQAGSDASIETTAGSIENAVVAAGANAYLTALDSIRNAEVDAANNAELAAGGSIADTVVDAGQDASLTAENNISEFDITAGNKAVLTANSGSITDSDESVDVTASAAELEADGSAGGPAAAIGTQVSELTADSANGSVHISEKDGLDSAEITASSDAELTAGDTIAQSQLTAGQNASVKTTSGDINNSVASATAGNADIEAAGSINSSDTTAGANATLTAGDSIADAKVQAGQDSSLTAENDVSEFDVTASGEAAVTANAGSIQDTDADSDVTAADAVLTANGDIGSDASNIGTDADTLTADSENGSVYVSEADGLDSLNAEAGVDADITAGDTIAQADVQAGSDAAIETTAGSIENAAAAAGSNVSLTAAQSIAEFDVTAGDQAGEKASLTALAGDITDTDAEIDVTAKNAELTAASGSIGTDADKVQTDVSTLNADAAGSAYIVEDDGLADAAVTAGDAGYLESGGTIDSAEMTAGSAEIVTTTGDIRNSVVESTSGDTSLTAENNIEDFDITSSQDASLTAENGGVIDKDADSDVSAADLAITAEKGIGGLDNYINTTVDTLTAESANGSVYVSETDSLNGAVVNAKASGQDVMLDAGGAIGQLEAEAGRDAGVEADGDITDSQVTATTGNADIESAGSINSSDTTAGADATLTAGDSIADAKVQAGQDSSLTAENDVSEFDVTASGEAAVTANSGSIQDTDADSDVTAADAVLTADGDIGSDASNIGTDADTLTADSENGSVYVSEADGLDSLNAEAGVDADITAGDTIAQADVQAGSDASIETTAGSIENAVVAAGANAYLTALDSIRNAEVDAANNAELAAGGSIADTVVDAGQDASLTAENNISEFDITAGNKAVLTANSGSITDSDESVDVTASAAELEADGSAGGPAAAIGTQVSELTADSANGSVHISEKDGLDSAEITASSDAELTAGDTIAQSQLTAGQNASVKTTSGDINNSVASATAGNADIEAAGSINSSDITAGADATLTAGDSIVDAKVQAGQDSSLTAKNDVSEFDVTASGDAAVTANAGSIQDTDADSDVTAADAVLTANGDIGSNASNIGTDADTLTADSENGSVYVSEADGLDSLNAEAGVDADITAGDTIAQADVQAGSDAAIETTAGSIENAAAAAGSNVSLTAAQSIAEFDVTAGDQAGEKASLTALAGDITDTDAEIDVTAKNAELTAASGSIGTDADKVQTDVSTLNADAAGSAYIVEDDGLADAAVTAGDAGYLESGGTIDSAEMTAGSAEIVTTTGDIRNSVVESTSGDTSLTAENNIEDFDITSSQDASLTAENGGVIDKDTDSDVSAADLAISAEKGIGGLDNYINTTVDTLTAESANGSVYVSETDGLNGAVVNAKASGQDVMLDAGGAIGQLEAEAGRDAGVEADGDITDSQVTATTGNADIESAGSINSSDTTAGADATLTAGDSIADAKVQAGHDSSLTAENDVSEFDVTASGEAAVTANSGSIQDTDADSDVTAADAVLTANGDIGSDASNIGTDADTLTADSENGSVYVSEADGLDSLNAEAGVDADITAGDTIAQADVQAGSDAAIETTAGSIENAVVAAGANAYLTALDSIRNAEVDAANNAELAAGGSIADTVVDAGQDASLTAENDISEFDITAGNKAVLTANSGSITDSDESVDVTASAAELEADGSAGGPAAAIGTQVSELTADSANGSVHISEKDGLDSAEITASSDAELTAGDTIAQSQVTAGQNASVKTTSGDINNSVASATAGNADIEAAGSINSSDTTAGEDATLTAGDSIADAKVQAGQDASLTAENDVSEFDVTASGEAAVTANAGSIQDTDGDSDVTAADAVLTANGDIGSDASNIGTDADTLKADSENGSVYVSEADGLDSLNAEAGVDADITAGDTIAQADVQAGSDAAIETTAGSIENTAAAAGSNVSLTAAQSIAEFDVTAGDETRLTASNGSISDTDGDVDFYSEDLYLTSNDDLNLDEFGVEDKENSEADLISTSGKVSTQLADKWEKITADGETGVELKGEADIRTGELSANTGNIHVESEKGGISLDGNVEAENSGVNITAEKGLVQTSGTPGKISVDIIGYSDQNTDQNTGTVSGSGVELPSGEGLAALIIRSGEDVVVSGKLTANGSFDPSVNDDRSSVDFRDSGELGGEPSDIAIYLSAGEENSGEGSITLENLVNSGNGTLVIDAQDSVKFNKQFEDSVLDGTSQLARIEAVSRKTNTLDEASENRKNTLPFADSKIENEETKFDDHLVYVFRGKTPAEVLELIVSPDEAVFKPFSFDYSDQVDSSSLNVKELLSWLLNFVGNEKVHFTKAESDYYITDSKPVRAAQRLRRYDLILSDTDGFKESLNALFEDFSKQSSFSVEEGFGEDRNLYSKFNQFLNLRYNKGDANAETVFQWNNAYQSFMNELTGNEIHLEQDDVEDLMAAKRVEVTKDSNKAVRSYMDFFEEDTED is encoded by the coding sequence ATGAAATCTTTATTTGCTTTTTCAAAAATTGTAAGAGACGCTTTAATTATACTTGCGTGCTTTTCAATAGCATTCAATCTGCCTGTTTTCAGCTGTTACGCTGAAGATGTGGTAGAGGATATGATTGAGGGCTATAACCCTGTTCAAGGTAATGTAAATTATTCAGTAAATGGGCAAAACGTCAGCTTCACTACTACAGAACTTAAGAATATAGTCAATTATTCTAAGTTCAATGTAGATTCTGCATGGGCAGTAAATTTTAATCAGACTGCAGGCAATGATGCGGCAATCCTAAATCGTATAAATTTTGCTAATCCCTCCCAAATTAACGGCAGCATAACCGGTAACGGGCAGGTGCTGTTTGTTAATCCCGCAGGTATTTATTTTGGAGATGGGGCGAGCATCAATGTAAATCGGTTTCTTGCTTCTGGGCTGAATATCTCTGATACAGATTTTCTCAATGACAATCTTACCTTTGCAGGTGCTACAGGCGATCTGCAGGTGGACGGGACATTGGATATGGCCGGTACAGACAAAGCTGTTCTGCTGGGGAGAAAGTTCATAAACAACGGTACTATTAAAATCCCGGACGGTTCTATAGCCATAGGTGCCGGCAATAAGATAACAATAACTAATTTCAAAGGCGCAGATTTAGAGCTGCCGGATGTTGAAATGGGAACATTATTGAATGATGTTAAAGCCGGTAATGTGGAAGCAGACAACAACGATGCCTTCATAGCAGCTTCAGGCGATATCTATTCAATGGCCATTTCCGGGGCTAATATAAAGCTTAAATCTACCAAAGGAGGTATCAGTGATACCGACAGCGGCAATGATATTCAGGCAGATAATTTTGAAGCTGAGGCTGAAAGTGATATTGGAGGCCCTGATTCTGCCGGCCAGAGCATACAGACAGATGTTTCAGATGCTAAGGCCGTCTCGAATTCAGGTTCTGTTTATGTAAGAGAATATGATGGGCTTGATTCGGCAGAGATAACTGCTTCATCGGATGCAGAGCTTACTGCGGGCGATACGATAGCCCAGTCTCAGGTAACAGCAGGTCAGAATGCCTCTGTTAAGACCACATCTGGTGATATAAATAATTCAGTTGCATCAGCCACCGCCGGCAATGCAGATATCGAAGCTGCTGGAAGCATTAACAGCTCCGATACAACTGCCGGTGAGGATGCCACGCTCACAGCAGGCGATTCTATTGCTGATGCAAAGGTGCAAGCCGGTCAGGACGCTTCTCTCACCGCAGAGAATGACGTTTCTGAGTTTGATGTAACAGCCTCAGGCGAGGCCGCTGTAACAGCGAATGCCGGCAGCATTCAGGATACAGATGGCGATTCGGACGTAACTGCCGCAGATGCCGTACTCACGGCAAATGGCGATATCGGCAGCGATGCCTCCAACATCGGTACTGACGCCGACACTCTCAAAGCGGATTCTGAAAACGGTTCAGTTTATGTTTCAGAGGCAGACGGCCTTGACAGCCTTAATGCAGAAGCGGGCGTGGATGCTGATATAACAGCAGGCGATACGATCGCTCAGGCCGACGTTCAAGCGGGCAGCGATGCTGCTATAGAGACAACAGCGGGCAGCATTGAGAATACAGCTGCTGCAGCAGGCAGCAATGTCTCGCTCACCGCAGCTCAGAGCATTGCAGAGTTTGATGTAACAGCAGGCGATCAAGCGGGCGAGAAAGCCTCGCTTACCGCTCTGGCGGGAGATATAACAGACACCGACGCCGAGATTGATGTAACAGCGAAGAATGCAGAGCTTACTGCTGCTTCTGGTTCAATCGGCACAGATGCAGATAAGGTTCAGACAGATGTAAGCACGCTTAATGCAGATGCAGCGGGCTCAGCATATATCGTTGAGGATGATGGTTTAGCTGATGCCGCAGTTACTGCAGGCGATGCCGGCTATCTTGAGTCCGGCGGAACAATAGACAGCGCAGAAATGACAGCTGGCAGTGCAGAGATCGTAACAACGACCGGAGATATCAGGAATTCAGTTGTTGAATCAACATCCGGAGATACTTCTCTCACGGCAGAGAATAACATTGAAGACTTCGATATAACCTCCAGCCAAGACGCTTCTCTTACTGCTGAGAATGGCGGCGTGATAGATAAGGATACCGATTCGGATGTCTCAGCAGCGGATCTTGCGATTACTGCGGAGAAGGGCATAGGCGGACTTGACAATTATATAAATACGACAGTTGACACCCTGACTGCTGAATCCGCTAACGGTTCAGTTTATGTATCAGAGACTGACAGTCTAAACGGGGCAGTGGTAAATGCCAAAGCGTCCGGTCAGGATGTAATGCTTGATGCAGGCGGAGCAATTGGTCAGCTTGAAGCAGAAGCCGGCAGAGATGCAGGCGTCGAAGCGGACGGAGATATAACTGATTCGCAAGTAACAGCCACGACCGGCAATGCAGATATCGAATCTGCTGGAAGCATTAACAGCTCCGATACAACTGCCGGTGCGGATGCCACGCTCACAGCAGGCGATTCTATTGCTGATGCAAAGGTGCAAGCCGGTCAGGACTCTTCTCTCACGGCAGAGAATGATGTTTCTGAGTTTGATGTAACAGCCTCAGGCGAGGCTGCTGTAACAGCGAATGCCGGCAGCATTCAGGATACAGATGCCGATTCGGATGTAACAGCCGCAGATGCCGTTCTCACGGCAGACGGCGATATCGGCAGCGATGCCTCCAACATCGGTACTGACGCCGATACGCTCACAGCGGATTCTGAAAACGGTTCAGTTTATGTTTCAGAGGCAGACGGCCTTGACAGCCTTAATGCAGAAGCCGGCGTGGATGCTGATATAACAGCAGGCGATACGATTGCTCAGGCCGACGTTCAAGCGGGCAGCGATGCTTCTATAGAGACAACAGCGGGCAGCATTGAGAACGCAGTGGTTGCAGCAGGCGCAAATGCTTACTTAACAGCACTTGATTCAATCAGGAATGCTGAAGTAGATGCAGCGAATAATGCAGAGCTCGCAGCAGGCGGTTCGATTGCCGATACAGTTGTAGATGCAGGACAAGATGCTTCTCTCACAGCAGAGAATAACATCTCAGAGTTTGATATAACAGCAGGCAATAAAGCTGTCCTTACAGCCAACAGCGGCTCAATTACAGATTCAGATGAGTCAGTTGACGTAACAGCCTCTGCTGCTGAGCTTGAAGCTGACGGGTCTGCCGGCGGTCCGGCAGCTGCGATAGGAACTCAGGTCTCTGAGCTTACAGCAGATTCAGCAAACGGCTCAGTGCATATATCCGAAAAGGACGGGCTTGATTCGGCAGAGATAACTGCTTCATCGGATGCAGAGCTTACTGCGGGCGATACGATAGCCCAGTCTCAGTTAACAGCAGGTCAGAATGCCTCTGTTAAGACCACATCTGGTGATATAAATAATTCAGTTGCATCAGCCACCGCCGGCAATGCAGATATCGAAGCTGCTGGAAGCATTAACAGCTCCGATACAACTGCCGGTGCGAATGCCACGCTCACAGCAGGCGATTCTATTGCTGATGCAAAGGTGCAAGCCGGTCAGGACTCTTCTCTCACGGCAGAGAATGATGTTTCTGAGTTTGATGTAACAGCCTCAGGCGAGGCTGCTGTAACAGCGAATGCCGGCAGCATTCAGGATACAGATGCCGATTCGGATGTAACAGCCGCAGATGCCGTTCTCACGGCAAATGGTGATATTGGAAGCGATGCCTCCAACATCGGTACTGACGCCGACACTCTCACAGCGGATTCTGAAAACGGTTCAGTTTATGTCTCAGAGGCAGACGGCCTTGACAGCCTTAATGCAGAGGCCGGCGTGGATGCTGATATAACAGCAGGCGATACGATTGCTCAGGCCGACGTTCAAGCGGGCAGCGATGCTGCTATAGAGACAACAGCGGGCAGCATTGAAAACGCAGCTGCTGCAGCAGGCAGCAATGTCTCGCTCACCGCAGCTCAGAGCATTGCAGAGTTTGATGTAACAGCAGGCGATCAAGCGGGCGAGAAAGCCTCGCTTACCGCTCTGGCGGGAGATATAACAGACACCGACGCCGAGATTGATGTAACAGCGAAGAATGCAGAGCTTACTGCTGCTTCTGGTTCAATCGGCACAGATGCAGATAAGGTTCAGACAGATGTAAGCACGCTTAATGCAGATGCAGCGGGCTCAGCTTATATCGTTGAGGATGATGGTTTAGCTGATGCCGCAGTTACTGCAGGCGATGCCGGCTATCTTGAGTCCGGCGGAACAATAGACAGCGCAGAAATGACAGCTGGCAGTGCAGAGATCGTAACAACGACCGGAGATATCAGGAATTCAGTTGTTGAATCAACATCCGGAGATACTTCTCTCACGGCAGAGAATAACATTGAAGACTTCGATATAACCTCCAGCCAAGACGCTTCTCTTACCGCTGAGAATGGCGGCGTGATAGATAAGGATGCCGATTCGGATGTCTCAGCAGCGGATCTTGCGATTACTGCGGAGAAGGGCATAGGCGGACTTGACAATTATATAAATACGACAGTTGACACCCTGACTGCTGAATCCGCTAACGGTTCAGTTTATGTATCAGAGACTGACAGTCTAAACGGGGCAGTGGTAAATGCCAAAGCGTCCGGTCAGGATGTAATGCTTGATGCAGGCGGAGCAATTGGCCAGCTTGAAGCAGAAGCCGGCAGAGATGCAGGCGTCGAAGCGGACGGAGATATAACTGATTCGCAAGTAACAGCCACGACCGGCAATGCAGATATCGAATCTGCTGGAAGCATTAACAGCTCCGATACAACTGCCGGTGCGGATGCTACGCTCACAGCAGGCGATTCTATTGCTGATGCAAAGGTGCAAGCCGGTCAGGACTCTTCTCTCACGGCAGAGAATGATGTTTCTGAGTTTGATGTAACAGCCTCAGGCGAGGCTGCTGTAACAGCGAATAGCGGCAGCATTCAGGATACAGATGCCGATTCGGATGTAACAGCCGCAGATGCCGTTCTCACGGCAGACGGCGATATCGGCAGCGATGCCTCCAACATCGGTACTGACGCCGACACTCTCACAGCGGATTCTGAAAACGGTTCAGTTTATGTTTCAGAGGCAGACGGCCTTGACAGCCTTAATGCAGAAGCCGGCGTTGATGCTGATATAACAGCAGGCGATACGATTGCTCAGGCCGACGTTCAAGCGGGCAGCGATGCTTCTATAGAGACAACAGCGGGCAGCATTGAGAACGCAGTGGTTGCAGCAGGCGCAAATGCTTACTTAACAGCACTTGATTCAATCAGGAATGCTGAAGTAGATGCAGCGAATAATGCAGAGCTCGCAGCAGGCGGTTCGATTGCCGATACAGTTGTAGATGCAGGACAAGATGCTTCTCTCACAGCAGAGAATAACATCTCAGAGTTTGATATAACAGCAGGCAATAAAGCTGTCCTTACAGCCAACAGCGGCTCAATTACAGATTCAGATGAGTCAGTTGACGTAACAGCCTCTGCTGCTGAGCTTGAAGCTGACGGGTCTGCCGGCGGTCCGGCAGCTGCGATAGGAACTCAGGTCTCTGAGCTTACAGCAGATTCAGCAAACGGCTCAGTGCATATATCCGAAAAGGACGGGCTTGATTCGGCAGAGATAACTGCTTCATCGGATGCAGAGCTTACTGCGGGCGATACGATAGCCCAGTCTCAGTTAACAGCAGGCCAGAATGCCTCTGTTAAGACCACATCTGGTGATATAAATAATTCAGTTGCATCAGCCACCGCCGGCAATGCAGATATCGAAGCTGCTGGAAGCATTAACAGCTCCGATATAACTGCCGGTGCGGATGCCACGCTCACAGCAGGCGATTCTATTGTTGATGCAAAGGTGCAAGCCGGTCAGGACTCTTCTCTCACGGCAAAGAATGATGTTTCTGAGTTTGATGTAACAGCCTCAGGCGATGCTGCTGTAACAGCGAATGCCGGCAGCATTCAGGATACAGATGCCGATTCGGATGTAACTGCCGCAGATGCCGTTCTCACGGCAAATGGCGATATCGGCAGCAATGCCTCCAACATCGGTACTGACGCCGACACTCTCACAGCGGATTCTGAAAACGGTTCAGTTTATGTCTCAGAGGCAGACGGCCTTGACAGCCTTAATGCAGAGGCCGGCGTGGATGCTGATATAACAGCAGGCGATACAATTGCTCAGGCCGACGTTCAAGCGGGCAGCGATGCTGCTATAGAGACAACAGCGGGCAGCATTGAGAATGCAGCTGCTGCAGCAGGCAGCAATGTCTCGCTCACCGCAGCTCAGAGCATTGCAGAGTTTGATGTAACAGCAGGCGATCAAGCGGGCGAGAAAGCCTCGCTTACCGCTCTGGCGGGAGATATAACAGACACCGACGCCGAGATTGATGTAACAGCGAAGAATGCAGAGCTTACTGCTGCTTCTGGTTCAATCGGCACAGATGCAGATAAGGTTCAGACAGATGTAAGCACGCTTAATGCAGATGCAGCGGGCTCAGCATATATCGTTGAGGATGATGGTTTAGCTGATGCCGCAGTTACTGCAGGCGATGCCGGCTATCTTGAGTCCGGCGGAACAATAGACAGCGCAGAAATGACAGCTGGCAGTGCAGAGATCGTAACAACGACCGGAGATATCAGGAATTCAGTTGTTGAATCAACATCCGGAGATACTTCTCTCACGGCAGAGAATAACATTGAAGACTTCGATATAACCTCCAGCCAAGACGCTTCTCTTACCGCTGAGAATGGCGGCGTGATAGATAAGGATACCGATTCGGATGTCTCAGCAGCGGATCTTGCGATTAGTGCGGAGAAGGGCATAGGCGGACTTGACAATTATATAAATACGACAGTTGACACCCTGACTGCTGAATCCGCTAACGGTTCTGTTTATGTATCAGAGACTGACGGTCTAAACGGGGCAGTGGTAAATGCCAAAGCGTCCGGTCAGGACGTAATGCTTGATGCAGGCGGAGCAATTGGCCAGCTTGAAGCAGAAGCCGGCAGAGATGCAGGCGTCGAAGCGGACGGAGATATAACTGATTCGCAAGTAACAGCCACGACCGGCAATGCAGATATCGAATCTGCTGGAAGCATTAACAGCTCCGATACAACTGCCGGTGCGGATGCTACGCTCACAGCAGGCGATTCTATTGCTGATGCAAAGGTGCAAGCCGGTCATGACTCTTCTCTCACGGCAGAGAATGATGTTTCTGAGTTTGATGTAACAGCCTCAGGCGAGGCTGCTGTAACAGCGAATAGCGGCAGCATTCAGGATACAGATGCCGATTCGGATGTAACAGCCGCAGATGCCGTTCTCACGGCAAATGGCGATATTGGAAGCGATGCCTCCAACATCGGTACTGACGCCGACACTCTCACAGCGGATTCTGAAAACGGTTCAGTTTATGTTTCAGAGGCAGACGGCCTTGACAGCCTTAATGCAGAAGCCGGCGTGGATGCTGATATAACAGCAGGCGATACAATTGCTCAGGCCGACGTTCAAGCGGGCAGCGATGCTGCTATAGAGACAACAGCGGGCAGCATTGAGAACGCAGTGGTTGCAGCAGGCGCAAATGCTTACTTAACAGCACTTGATTCAATCAGGAATGCTGAAGTAGATGCAGCGAATAATGCAGAGCTCGCAGCAGGCGGTTCGATTGCCGATACAGTTGTAGATGCAGGGCAGGATGCTTCTCTCACAGCAGAGAATGACATCTCAGAGTTTGATATAACAGCAGGCAATAAAGCTGTCCTTACAGCCAACAGCGGCTCAATTACAGATTCAGATGAGTCAGTTGACGTAACAGCCTCTGCTGCTGAGCTTGAAGCTGACGGGTCTGCCGGCGGTCCGGCAGCTGCGATAGGAACTCAGGTCTCTGAGCTTACAGCAGATTCAGCAAACGGCTCAGTGCATATATCCGAAAAGGATGGGCTTGATTCGGCAGAGATAACTGCTTCATCGGATGCAGAGCTTACTGCGGGCGATACGATAGCCCAGTCTCAGGTAACAGCAGGCCAGAATGCCTCTGTTAAGACCACATCTGGTGATATAAATAATTCAGTTGCATCAGCCACCGCCGGCAATGCAGATATCGAAGCTGCTGGAAGCATTAACAGCTCCGATACAACTGCCGGTGAGGATGCCACGCTCACAGCAGGCGATTCTATTGCTGATGCAAAGGTGCAAGCCGGTCAGGACGCTTCTCTCACCGCAGAGAATGACGTTTCTGAGTTTGATGTAACAGCCTCAGGCGAGGCCGCTGTAACAGCGAATGCCGGCAGCATTCAGGATACAGATGGCGATTCGGACGTAACTGCCGCAGATGCCGTACTCACGGCAAATGGCGATATCGGCAGCGATGCCTCCAACATCGGTACTGACGCCGACACTCTCAAAGCGGATTCTGAAAACGGTTCAGTTTATGTTTCAGAGGCAGACGGCCTTGACAGCCTTAATGCAGAAGCGGGCGTGGATGCTGATATAACAGCAGGCGATACGATCGCTCAGGCCGACGTTCAAGCGGGCAGCGATGCTGCTATAGAGACAACAGCGGGCAGCATTGAGAATACAGCTGCTGCAGCAGGCAGCAATGTCTCGCTCACCGCAGCTCAGAGCATTGCAGAGTTTGATGTAACAGCAGGCGATGAAACCCGTCTTACTGCAAGCAACGGTTCGATCAGCGATACAGATGGTGATGTTGATTTCTATTCCGAAGATCTTTATTTAACATCAAATGACGACTTAAACCTTGATGAGTTTGGCGTTGAAGATAAGGAGAACAGCGAAGCAGATCTCATTTCAACTTCAGGTAAAGTTTCTACTCAATTAGCCGATAAGTGGGAGAAAATAACTGCTGACGGCGAAACAGGTGTAGAGCTGAAGGGTGAAGCCGATATTCGTACAGGTGAGCTTTCAGCCAATACAGGCAATATTCATGTTGAAAGCGAGAAGGGCGGAATATCTCTGGATGGTAATGTTGAGGCAGAAAACAGCGGAGTTAATATTACTGCTGAGAAAGGCCTTGTTCAAACTTCAGGGACGCCAGGAAAGATCAGTGTGGATATCATTGGATACTCCGACCAGAATACAGATCAAAATACAGGTACGGTTTCCGGAAGCGGAGTTGAACTGCCTTCAGGTGAAGGTCTTGCAGCTTTGATAATTCGAAGCGGCGAAGATGTTGTTGTCAGCGGTAAGCTCACTGCAAACGGCAGCTTCGATCCTTCTGTGAATGATGACAGGTCTTCTGTAGATTTCAGGGACAGCGGCGAGTTAGGCGGCGAGCCGTCTGATATAGCTATCTACCTTTCTGCCGGCGAGGAAAATTCCGGCGAAGGCAGCATTACTCTTGAAAATCTCGTGAATTCAGGAAACGGAACGCTTGTAATTGATGCTCAGGATTCAGTAAAATTCAATAAGCAGTTTGAAGACAGTGTCCTGGACGGGACATCACAGCTTGCGAGAATAGAAGCTGTTTCCAGAAAAACAAACACCCTTGATGAAGCCAGCGAGAACCGAAAAAATACACTGCCGTTTGCTGACAGCAAAATTGAAAACGAAGAAACTAAATTCGATGATCATTTAGTGTATGTCTTCAGAGGTAAAACACCGGCAGAGGTTCTTGAGCTTATAGTTTCACCGGATGAAGCTGTATTCAAGCCTTTCAGCTTTGATTACTCAGATCAGGTGGATTCATCTTCTCTGAATGTTAAAGAGCTGCTTAGCTGGCTTCTAAATTTCGTCGGTAACGAAAAGGTTCATTTCACAAAGGCTGAAAGTGATTATTACATTACAGACAGCAAGCCTGTCCGGGCAGCTCAGAGGCTGAGAAGGTACGACTTGATACTTTCTGATACAGACGGCTTTAAGGAATCTTTGAATGCACTCTTTGAAGATTTCAGCAAACAGAGCAGTTTCTCAGTAGAAGAAGGCTTTGGAGAAGACAGGAACCTTTACTCTAAATTCAATCAGTTCCTCAATCTTAGATACAATAAAGGAGATGCCAATGCTGAAACGGTCTTCCAGTGGAATAATGCTTATCAGTCATTTATGAATGAACTGACTGGTAATGAAATCCACTTGGAGCAGGACGACGTCGAAGATCTAATGGCGGCCAAGCGGGTCGAGGTTACTAAGGATAGTAATAAAGCTGTCCGTTCTTACATGGACTTTTTTGAAGAAGATACAGAGGATTAA